CCTATTTTATATAAAAGGGGATATGGACTTGCTTTAGAAGAAAGCCTTATGGCAGCTGAATATATTGCCTCAGAAGGTAATACTAAAATTATTTTTTGTCTAAGAGGTGTAAGAACTCATTTAGGAGATCCTCACAGAAATTTAACTGATTTTGCTCATGTTCCGGTAGTTAAAAGACTTACAAGACTCCCTGTATGTATTGATCCATCTCATCCTATTGGTACGAGAATAAAATCTTCAGATGGGATAAGAGATATTTATCATGTTACTGCTCAAGGTGTAATAGCTGGTGCTAATGCAATATTAGTTGAATTTCATCCAGAACCTGATAAGGCACTCTGTGATGGACCACAAGCTATTCCACTTTCTGAACTTCCTATTTATTTAGATTATGTTTATAAAGTAAGAGAAACCTATTTAGAATTAAAAAAAATAGTAAATCGAAATTAAATTTCATTTTTTAGCTTTTAAAAGTTTTATTATAATTTTAGCAAATTCCTCTGCGGCTTGCGGACCAGAAGCTGTAACTATATTTCCGTCAACTTCAACTGGTTTTCCTGTATAATGTGCTCCTTTTCTTTCCAAATTCTTTCCCTCTTCTGCCCAACAAGTTGCTTTCTTCCCTTTCAAAACTCCAGCTTCAGCTAATATTCTTGGAGCAATGCAAATAGCTGCAAGGATTTTATTCTTGGAAACCGCTTCTTTTGCTATTTTATGGGCTATAGAATTATTAAAATATTCTTTAGCACCTACTCCTCCTACAAAAACTATAGCATCATATTCATCTACTTTAACCTGATCAATTAAAATTTGGGGTGTAACTACAGCACCAAGCATACCTTTAGCTGGTTTTAAAGAAGTTCCCGCTATAACCACACTATAACCCTCTTTTTCAAAAAGCTTCTTAGGAATTAACAATTCTTCATCCCTAAAATTTTGTGAAGCAATAATCATTAAAATTTTTTTATCACTTTTAGATAAACCTATAGAAAAACTAATTAAAATTATAAAAATTAAACCCAAAAAAATTTTTGAAATTCTCTCCATTTTAATTCCCCCTTTTTATTTATTATCTTTCTCTTTTTTCATCAAAGGTTTTAACCACTTAAAAAGAGGTTCTGAGACCTCGGAATATCCTTTTATTTTAATTAAATAATATTTCTCTGGCTCCCTCTGAATGGCATAAATTTCTTTTTTTGACACAAAATGAGAATCTTCAATTAAATTATAAAAATAGCTATCAATTCCCATAAAACCATCTAAAAGATGAGTAAAGGTATGTAATAAAAGTTTTATAACCCTCTTCTTCTAAATCATTTATAAAAAAAGAAAATAGGGTATCAAAAAATTTAATATCATCTCCTCTAAGAATTTCTGAGAATTCTATTTTGTCATAATAAAGTAATTCATATTTATCTAAAAAAGACTTTATATGAGTTTTAGCTTTTTCTTTTGAATCAGCTTTAACTAAAATCCAATGTT
The window above is part of the Thermodesulfobacterium geofontis OPF15 genome. Proteins encoded here:
- a CDS encoding DJ-1/PfpI family protein, producing MERISKIFLGLIFIILISFSIGLSKSDKKILMIIASQNFRDEELLIPKKLFEKEGYSVVIAGTSLKPAKGMLGAVVTPQILIDQVKVDEYDAIVFVGGVGAKEYFNNSIAHKIAKEAVSKNKILAAICIAPRILAEAGVLKGKKATCWAEEGKNLERKGAHYTGKPVEVDGNIVTASGPQAAEEFAKIIIKLLKAKK